A DNA window from Brassica napus cultivar Da-Ae chromosome A4, Da-Ae, whole genome shotgun sequence contains the following coding sequences:
- the LOC106449801 gene encoding transcription factor bHLH18-like, with the protein MATTMNVFSTKWSSEMDIEEYSIIHQYHMNSFLGDFPQSLSSLDDTTTCYNFDASCDDDLLEEKPSKILKTTHVLPKLYPCPSYNPPPQSQPPSRILSFEKTGLKVMNHNSPNLIFSPKKEVGSPDLITRGTKRAQPLTRSQSNAQDHILAERKRREKLTQRFVALSAQIPGLKKMDKASVLGDAIKHIKYLQESVKEYEEQKKERTMESMVLVKKSQLVLDENYQLSSSSSDGNRDCSSSNLPEMEVRVSGNDVLIKILCEKQNCNLIKIMSEVEKLGLSITNSSVLPFGPTFDISIISQKTSNFDMKVEDVVKSLSCGLS; encoded by the exons ATGGCCACAACAATGAACGTATTCTCTACCAAATGGTCCTCTGAAATG GATATAGAGGAGTATAGCATCATCCACCAATACCACATGAACTCATTCTTAGGAGATTTCCCACAATCTCTCTCATCTCTTGATGATACTACCACTTGTTATAACTTTGATGCTTCTTGTGATGATGATTTGCTCGAAGAGAAACCTTCAAAGATCCTCAAGACCACTCACGTATTACCAAAGTTATATCCATGTCCTTCTTACAATCCTCCTCCACAATCTCAGCCACCTTCTAGAATTCTTTCTTTCGAAAAGACAGGATTGAAAGTAATGAATCACAACTCTCCGAACTTAATATTTAGCCccaagaaagaagttggatcACCAGATCTGATAACAAGAGGGACAAAGAGGGCTCAACCCTTAACTCGAAGCCAATCAAATGCTCAAGATCACATACTCGCTGAGAGAAAACGCAGAGAAAAACTTACTCAAAGATTTGTAGCTCTTTCCGCCCAGATTCCTGGTCTAAAGAAG atGGACAAGGCTTCAGTGTTGGGAGATGCAATAAAGCATATAAAGTACCTCCAAGAGAGTGTGAAAGAGTATgaagaacaaaagaaagaaagaacaatGGAATCAATGGTTCTTGTGAAAAAATCTCAGCTGGTTTTGGATGAAAATTATCAATTATCCTCATCTTCCTCTGATGGAAATCGTGACTGCTCGAGCTCGAATCTTCCAGAGATGGAAGTTAGGGTTTCAGGAAACGATGTTCTTATTAAGATCCTATGCGAGAAGCAAAATTGTAATCTGATCAAGATTATGAGTGAGGTTGAAAAGCTTGGTTTGTCTATCACCAACAGCAGTGTCTTGCCATTTGGACCCACTTTCGACATCTCTATCATCTCTCAG AAGACGAGCAATTTTGATATGAAAGTTGAGGACGTTGTGAAGAGCTTGAGTTGTGGTTTATCATAG